In the genome of Streptomyces racemochromogenes, one region contains:
- a CDS encoding MarR family winged helix-turn-helix transcriptional regulator yields the protein MRSADTPPPVLPCDDPIGLQSFAVLLRRMNAEFNRIVQEFAHAQGLHPTDVQALIAVLDAEHDEEGGGPMTPGRLGSQMNLTSGAVTACLDRLEKAGHVRRVRAADDRRVVHVHYAQAGREAAREYFRPLAGATEAARKQFGSDELHTVVRFLSEMNRQLIQVRR from the coding sequence ATGCGCAGCGCCGACACCCCTCCCCCCGTACTTCCGTGCGACGACCCGATCGGGTTGCAGTCCTTCGCGGTCCTGCTGAGGAGGATGAACGCGGAGTTCAACCGCATCGTCCAGGAGTTCGCGCACGCCCAGGGCCTGCATCCCACCGACGTGCAGGCCCTGATCGCGGTCCTGGACGCCGAGCACGACGAGGAGGGCGGCGGGCCCATGACGCCCGGACGGCTGGGCTCCCAGATGAACCTGACCTCCGGGGCGGTCACGGCCTGCCTGGACCGGCTGGAGAAGGCGGGCCATGTCCGCCGGGTCAGGGCCGCCGACGACCGGCGCGTGGTCCACGTCCACTACGCCCAGGCCGGTCGCGAGGCGGCTCGGGAGTACTTCCGCCCCCTGGCCGGCGCCACCGAAGCCGCGCGGAAGCAGTTCGGCTCCGACGAGCTGCACACGGTGGTGCGCTTCCTGAGCGAGATGAACCGTCAGCTCATCCAGGTCCGCCGCTGA
- a CDS encoding STAS domain-containing protein: protein MEPSPSVNPAHEAETLAPDAVMPGLSTHRLAGPAGTRILAVVGEADIDTEPALARALNAALREPPVPQALTVDCSGLWFCGCAGLHQLLRVRRAAAEAGVSFALAALSPQATRLLDLTGTRAVFDVLPAVPPMPPTKPRTPGRAVPAGRNPRRAGGPAPAPDAVPADVGIGAQVAALTAQIERQTNAGQWELSEDDTALARATATRLGTFVGAAAVQEALPGIERLEYLREALAVLAVGTAHTHGQLAWFLGRAAAALSPVLHWRALTADQEHALGTIVPTLEEFTDAENAVRRLDTVLARTTTHGPATEAAPACPRAGSRDL, encoded by the coding sequence ATGGAACCCAGCCCTTCCGTGAACCCTGCGCACGAAGCGGAGACCCTCGCGCCCGATGCGGTGATGCCGGGGCTGAGTACCCACCGGCTGGCAGGTCCTGCGGGGACACGGATCCTGGCCGTGGTGGGCGAGGCCGACATCGACACCGAGCCTGCCCTCGCCCGAGCCTTGAACGCCGCCCTCCGCGAACCGCCCGTTCCGCAGGCCCTCACGGTCGACTGCTCCGGCCTGTGGTTCTGCGGGTGCGCCGGCCTCCACCAGCTTCTGAGGGTCCGACGCGCTGCTGCCGAGGCCGGCGTCTCCTTCGCCCTCGCGGCCCTCAGCCCCCAGGCCACCCGCCTCCTCGACCTCACCGGTACCCGTGCCGTCTTCGACGTTCTGCCCGCGGTCCCGCCCATGCCTCCCACCAAGCCCCGCACGCCGGGACGGGCAGTGCCCGCAGGACGGAACCCGCGGCGGGCGGGCGGACCAGCTCCCGCGCCCGATGCCGTACCGGCAGACGTGGGCATAGGAGCGCAGGTAGCCGCACTCACCGCGCAGATCGAGCGGCAGACCAACGCCGGCCAGTGGGAGCTGTCCGAAGACGACACGGCCCTGGCCCGCGCCACCGCCACGCGCCTCGGGACGTTCGTGGGCGCCGCAGCAGTCCAGGAGGCACTGCCCGGCATCGAACGCCTCGAGTACCTGCGCGAGGCCCTCGCGGTCCTGGCCGTCGGCACCGCCCACACCCACGGACAGCTCGCCTGGTTCCTCGGACGCGCCGCTGCCGCCCTGTCGCCGGTCCTGCACTGGCGCGCCCTGACGGCCGACCAGGAGCACGCGCTGGGCACCATCGTCCCCACGCTGGAGGAGTTCACCGACGCGGAGAACGCCGTCCGCCGGCTGGACACCGTCCTCGCCCGCACCACCACCCACGGCCCCGCGACCGAAGCCGCCCCCGCCTGCCCCCGGGCGGGCAGCCGCGACCTGTAG
- a CDS encoding DUF4383 domain-containing protein → MRLRDELPLDHRLSRVYGVGAALCGLLLLLFGCLGFAGSLTAFGTDGTRIAGLSTNGLLSLISVLFGLLLVGAAVVGGNLASTVNIAVGVLFVVSGFVHLFLIGKEANILDFGMSNVVFSFLMGLLVMTFGMYGRVSGGLAHDNPYWRRRHPEQAARETTASPLRGVALEAAPDQLAER, encoded by the coding sequence ATGCGCCTGCGAGACGAATTGCCCCTGGACCACCGCCTGAGCCGCGTCTACGGCGTCGGCGCGGCCCTGTGCGGCCTGCTGCTCCTGCTCTTCGGCTGCCTCGGCTTCGCCGGGAGCCTGACCGCGTTCGGCACCGACGGAACGCGCATCGCGGGCCTGTCCACGAACGGGCTGCTCAGCCTGATCTCGGTCCTCTTCGGGCTGCTGCTGGTCGGCGCCGCGGTGGTGGGGGGCAATCTGGCCTCGACGGTCAACATCGCCGTCGGCGTGCTCTTCGTGGTCAGCGGCTTCGTCCACCTCTTCCTCATCGGAAAAGAGGCCAACATCCTCGACTTCGGGATGTCCAACGTCGTCTTCAGCTTCCTCATGGGCCTGCTGGTCATGACGTTCGGAATGTACGGCCGTGTCAGCGGCGGGCTGGCCCACGACAACCCCTACTGGCGCCGGCGCCACCCCGAGCAGGCGGCACGCGAGACAACGGCCTCCCCGCTCCGGGGTGTTGCCCTGGAGGCGGCACCCGACCAGCTTGCCGAGCGCTGA
- a CDS encoding SDR family NAD(P)-dependent oxidoreductase has product MTTTNDTKTWIITGASSGLGLALAEAALEAGEHVVGTARRADRFDGLKARYGARFLAVEHDVRDTAGAAAVVQRGLEVFGRVDVLVNNAGTGQVGAAEEITDAELRAMLEQHLFGPAAYVRAVLPHLRERRSGAIVQMSSQGGRMSFPAVGSYSAGKFALEGWSEALAGEVAPFGIRVLIVEPSRFRTAFNAADVLNTAQQSAVYDEATGAVRANMAEAHGIQEGDPVRAAQVIRDVLGTPDAPLRLPLGAEAVRNLTRVYRGALEDVEKWASVSESADFPGMPPAVRAF; this is encoded by the coding sequence ATGACCACGACGAACGACACCAAGACATGGATCATCACGGGCGCGAGTTCCGGCCTCGGCCTGGCACTCGCCGAGGCGGCACTCGAGGCCGGCGAGCACGTGGTCGGGACCGCACGACGGGCCGACCGGTTCGACGGGCTCAAGGCGCGGTACGGGGCCCGGTTCCTCGCCGTCGAGCACGATGTGCGCGACACGGCGGGAGCGGCCGCGGTCGTGCAACGGGGGCTGGAGGTGTTCGGGCGCGTCGACGTGCTCGTCAACAACGCCGGCACCGGGCAGGTCGGCGCCGCCGAGGAGATCACGGACGCCGAGCTGCGCGCCATGCTCGAGCAGCACCTGTTCGGCCCGGCCGCCTACGTGCGTGCCGTTCTGCCCCACCTGCGGGAGCGCCGCTCGGGTGCGATCGTGCAGATGAGCAGCCAGGGCGGGCGGATGTCGTTCCCCGCCGTCGGCAGCTACTCGGCCGGCAAGTTCGCGCTCGAGGGCTGGTCGGAGGCGCTCGCGGGCGAGGTCGCACCGTTCGGCATCCGCGTCCTGATCGTCGAGCCCAGTCGCTTCCGCACCGCGTTCAACGCCGCCGACGTCCTCAACACGGCCCAGCAGAGCGCAGTCTACGACGAGGCCACCGGTGCCGTGCGCGCGAACATGGCCGAGGCCCACGGCATCCAGGAGGGCGACCCGGTACGCGCCGCCCAGGTGATCCGCGACGTGCTGGGCACCCCTGACGCGCCGCTCCGGCTCCCGCTCGGTGCCGAGGCGGTTCGCAACCTCACCCGCGTCTACCGTGGTGCGCTCGAGGACGTCGAGAAGTGGGCGTCGGTGAGCGAGTCGGCGGACTTCCCGGGCATGCCGCCCGCCGTACGCGCGTTCTGA
- a CDS encoding DUF6480 family protein codes for MSVPQVPPEETPEAEGSTASAHQERPDGGPWEHPRAILALIVLGAVMVAAFFVVRLAGW; via the coding sequence ATGTCCGTACCCCAAGTGCCCCCGGAAGAGACCCCGGAAGCAGAGGGATCGACGGCGTCCGCCCATCAGGAGCGTCCCGACGGAGGACCGTGGGAGCACCCCAGGGCCATCCTCGCCCTCATCGTCCTCGGCGCCGTGATGGTCGCCGCCTTCTTCGTCGTCCGCCTCGCCGGCTGGTAG
- a CDS encoding oxygenase MpaB family protein has protein sequence MPWPPVAIRRLRSRAGEQLLLRIAGPEAHQRRTRIHATPGPRWFRPGRPIHTVHADASMYVGGLAALLLQSLHPVAMTAVWAHSGFRGDPWGRLQRTSTFLAVTTFGTEEDAARAVFRVRGVHERIAGTTTDGTAYRASDPHLLAWVHIAETACFLRAHQRYGRRPLDRAGQDAYVADMARVGRRLGVEDPPEDRAALAARLEAFRTELRPTAESRATARYLLSRPPLPWPLRIPYALLAAAASDLLPRWARAQLGLPITTRLLMPVARQGGRAVTAAIRWVTPPPPPSGVGVSGGPG, from the coding sequence ATGCCGTGGCCACCGGTCGCCATCCGCAGACTCCGGTCCCGGGCCGGGGAGCAGCTGCTGCTCAGGATCGCCGGCCCGGAAGCGCACCAGCGCCGTACCCGCATCCACGCGACTCCCGGACCGCGCTGGTTCCGCCCCGGCCGCCCGATCCACACCGTGCACGCGGACGCCTCCATGTACGTCGGCGGCCTCGCCGCACTGCTCTTGCAGTCGCTGCACCCCGTCGCGATGACGGCCGTCTGGGCCCACTCCGGGTTCAGGGGGGACCCCTGGGGCCGCCTCCAGCGCACCAGCACCTTCCTGGCGGTCACCACCTTCGGGACGGAAGAGGACGCCGCGCGGGCGGTGTTCCGGGTGCGGGGGGTGCACGAGCGGATCGCCGGAACCACCACCGACGGCACGGCGTACCGGGCCAGTGATCCGCACCTGCTGGCCTGGGTCCACATCGCCGAGACGGCTTGCTTCCTGCGCGCCCACCAGCGCTACGGCCGCCGGCCCCTGGACCGCGCGGGCCAGGACGCCTACGTGGCGGACATGGCCCGCGTCGGCCGGCGCCTGGGGGTCGAGGACCCCCCGGAGGACCGCGCGGCGTTGGCCGCCCGCCTCGAGGCGTTCCGTACGGAACTCAGGCCGACCGCCGAGTCGCGCGCGACCGCCCGCTACCTGCTGTCGCGTCCGCCGCTGCCGTGGCCCCTGCGCATCCCCTACGCGCTCCTGGCGGCCGCGGCGTCGGATCTGCTGCCCCGGTGGGCCCGGGCCCAACTCGGCCTGCCGATCACGACACGGCTGCTGATGCCCGTGGCGAGGCAGGGCGGCCGCGCCGTGACGGCGGCCATCCGATGGGTGACGCCGCCCCCGCCCCCCTCCGGGGTGGGGGTCAGCGGCGGACCTGGATGA
- a CDS encoding MerR family transcriptional regulator: MATEALIERILAASDASSSSAIDALHELLDDATPEASAMPTSVAEAARLVGLSTHTLRYYEQEGLVRPARNASGYREYSAFDLRRLVFLTRMRLSGMTMSDLKRYIQLVEQGPSTIPERRRIMLEQRERITRQIRELGLALETTEYKIRVYDGHPEG; encoded by the coding sequence ATGGCCACTGAAGCCCTGATCGAACGCATTCTCGCTGCCAGCGACGCGTCCTCCTCGTCGGCGATCGACGCGCTGCACGAGCTGCTCGACGACGCCACGCCCGAGGCCTCGGCGATGCCCACAAGCGTTGCCGAGGCCGCCCGGCTCGTCGGCCTGTCGACGCACACCCTGCGGTACTACGAGCAGGAGGGACTCGTGCGGCCCGCGCGCAACGCCTCCGGGTACCGCGAGTACTCCGCGTTCGACCTGCGCCGCCTCGTCTTCCTCACGCGGATGCGCCTGTCCGGTATGACCATGTCCGACCTCAAGCGCTACATCCAGCTCGTCGAGCAGGGCCCGAGCACCATTCCGGAACGCCGCCGCATCATGCTCGAGCAGCGGGAGCGGATCACACGGCAGATCCGTGAGCTCGGCCTGGCGCTGGAGACCACCGAGTACAAGATCCGCGTCTACGACGGACACCCGGAAGGCTGA
- a CDS encoding GNAT family N-acetyltransferase, protein MGDLVTARLVLHPMTVSEAERVVAGESDGSARWAPGYPTDGDVFAARRFLGTCANTGDPQPFGNYEIRRREDGLAIGGLGFHGPADENGSLTIGYGLIPSARGRGYASEALRGLLLFARAGGITCVKGDADHDNLASQHVMTAAGMRPAGQDERVRYFETAWTDRTTNTDRRS, encoded by the coding sequence ATGGGCGATCTCGTGACAGCGCGGCTCGTGCTCCACCCGATGACCGTCAGCGAGGCAGAGCGGGTGGTGGCGGGCGAGTCGGACGGCAGTGCCCGATGGGCGCCCGGATACCCCACCGACGGCGACGTGTTCGCCGCCAGGCGCTTCCTGGGCACTTGCGCGAACACCGGTGATCCCCAGCCGTTCGGCAACTATGAGATCCGTCGCCGCGAGGACGGCCTGGCGATCGGCGGCCTGGGCTTCCACGGGCCTGCGGACGAGAACGGCAGCCTCACGATAGGTTACGGCCTCATCCCGTCGGCGCGAGGCAGGGGATACGCCTCCGAAGCCCTCCGCGGCCTGCTGCTGTTCGCGCGGGCAGGCGGCATCACCTGCGTGAAGGGAGACGCCGACCACGACAACCTCGCGTCCCAGCACGTCATGACGGCAGCCGGCATGCGGCCCGCCGGGCAAGACGAACGCGTCAGGTACTTCGAGACCGCCTGGACCGACCGGACGACGAACACTGACCGACGCTCCTAA
- a CDS encoding SDR family oxidoreductase, whose amino-acid sequence MEAAVDKTPGAGRAPLACLVTGATGYIGGRLVPDLLAAGHQVRCLARSPERLRDQPWADRVETVRGDVTDEAATTAALRGIDVAYYLVHSLSGGRHFEESDRRAARTFARAAEAAGVGRIVYLGGLVPADKPTGELSPHLRSRAEVGEIFLRSPVPSTVLRAAVVIGSGSASFEMLRYLTERLPVMVTPSWVGTRVQPISVRDVLGYLVASARMPAETNRSFDIGGPDILTYEEMMRRYAEIAELPPRLILRVPMLTPRLSSLWIGLVTPVPRALARPLAESLRHEVVCQEHDIARHVPDGPGHPLGFDESLELALQRVREANVATRWSNASLPGAPSDPLPTDPAWAGGSLYTDHRSRDTAAAPSELWRIIEGIGGENGWYSAPLAWAVRGWVDRLAGGAGIRRGRRDAARLRVGDSLDFWRVEEIEPGRLLRLRAEMRLPGLAWLEMYADPRPRSGGSCYRQRALFHPHGLLGHLYWWTVSPFHAVVFGGMARNITRAAERLADRPEPEPGAGPEPAETSATPDGGGAGLR is encoded by the coding sequence ATGGAGGCTGCCGTGGACAAGACCCCGGGAGCAGGGCGAGCGCCCCTGGCCTGCCTGGTCACCGGCGCCACCGGATACATCGGCGGCCGCCTGGTGCCCGACCTGCTGGCCGCCGGCCACCAGGTCCGCTGTCTGGCCCGCTCACCCGAACGGCTCCGTGACCAACCGTGGGCCGACCGCGTCGAGACCGTCCGCGGCGACGTCACGGACGAGGCCGCCACCACGGCCGCCCTGCGGGGCATCGACGTCGCCTACTACCTCGTCCACTCCCTCAGCGGCGGCCGGCACTTCGAGGAGAGCGACCGGCGGGCGGCCCGCACCTTCGCGCGAGCGGCCGAAGCCGCCGGCGTGGGCCGCATCGTCTACCTCGGCGGACTCGTACCGGCCGACAAGCCCACCGGTGAACTCTCGCCCCACCTGCGTTCCCGCGCGGAGGTCGGCGAGATCTTCCTGCGGTCACCCGTCCCCTCCACCGTCCTGCGCGCCGCCGTCGTCATCGGCTCCGGATCCGCCTCCTTCGAGATGCTGCGCTACCTCACCGAACGGCTCCCGGTCATGGTCACCCCGAGCTGGGTCGGCACCCGGGTCCAGCCGATCTCCGTCCGGGACGTGCTGGGCTACCTCGTCGCCAGCGCCCGCATGCCCGCGGAGACCAACCGGTCCTTCGACATCGGCGGCCCGGACATCCTCACGTACGAGGAGATGATGCGCCGCTACGCGGAAATCGCCGAGCTGCCGCCCCGGCTGATCCTGCGGGTGCCGATGCTCACCCCGAGGCTGTCCAGCCTGTGGATCGGCCTGGTCACACCCGTCCCGCGGGCCCTGGCCCGGCCCCTGGCGGAGTCCCTGCGCCACGAGGTGGTCTGCCAGGAGCACGACATCGCCCGCCACGTGCCCGACGGTCCGGGACACCCCCTGGGCTTCGACGAGTCCCTCGAACTGGCCCTCCAGAGGGTCCGCGAAGCCAACGTGGCCACCCGCTGGTCCAACGCCTCCCTCCCCGGAGCGCCCAGCGACCCGCTGCCCACCGACCCCGCCTGGGCGGGCGGCAGCCTCTACACCGACCACCGCTCGCGGGACACCGCCGCCGCCCCGTCCGAGCTGTGGCGGATCATCGAGGGCATCGGCGGCGAGAACGGCTGGTACTCCGCCCCGCTCGCCTGGGCCGTACGGGGCTGGGTCGACCGCCTGGCCGGCGGCGCCGGCATCCGTCGCGGCCGCCGTGACGCCGCCCGGCTGCGGGTGGGGGACTCGCTCGACTTCTGGCGCGTCGAGGAGATCGAACCCGGCCGCCTGCTGCGACTGCGCGCCGAGATGCGCCTGCCGGGCCTGGCCTGGCTCGAGATGTACGCGGACCCCCGCCCCCGCTCCGGCGGATCCTGCTACCGCCAGCGGGCCCTGTTCCACCCGCACGGGCTCCTGGGGCACCTCTACTGGTGGACCGTGTCCCCCTTCCACGCCGTGGTCTTCGGCGGCATGGCCCGGAACATCACCCGCGCCGCCGAACGCCTGGCCGACCGACCCGAGCCCGAGCCCGGGGCCGGCCCCGAGCCCGCCGAAACGTCCGCAACACCCGACGGCGGCGGAGCGGGCCTGCGGTGA
- a CDS encoding MMPL family transporter, translated as MNFKTSTPRWARWLLPVVLLVVWLGIGGALGPYAGKLGEVATNDQAAFLPRSAESTRVIEARKAFETSEAVPAIVIWQAPEGSRTSDAQQQAATTAVAALAGQRGIPGPPSPALRSADGQALQAVVPLAPDLGDQLPAVLDEVRAAAGSVPGLTAEIAGPAATQADLADAFGGIDGLLLGVALGAVLIILLLVYRSLLLPLVIIISAVFALGLACAVVYALADHGIVRVDGQVQGILSILVIGAATDYALLLAARFREELAARGDRMVAAAASVRRSAGAITASAATVALGLLALLASDLTNNRALGPVGAVGIVCAVLSTLTFLPAALLLLGRAAYWPATPGPADATAEGHRVWRRIAAVIDRGPRRVWVSTALLMLVLAAFSPMLSSQGVPLAEIFVKDAPSVTAQQTLGRHFPGGSGQPAVIITNAAAAPAVRAAAEQTPGIASAQPVNAQGRPGGEPLAVDGRVRIDATLEAAADSDAAKTAVRELRTRVHAVPGADALVGGYTAQKYDTERTAARDRTVIVPVVLAIILLILVLLLRSLLIPVLLVATVALNFLATLGVSALVFQHLLGFSGTDASVPLYGFVFLVALGVDYNIFLMSRVREETITHGVRQGVLRGLTTTGGVITSAGVVLAATFAALMVIPLAFLVQIAFIVAFGVLLDTLVVRSLLVPALVIDIGPRSWWPSRLANVPAVRTHHRPAP; from the coding sequence ATGAACTTCAAGACGAGCACCCCGCGCTGGGCCCGGTGGCTGCTGCCCGTCGTCCTGCTCGTGGTCTGGCTCGGCATCGGCGGGGCCCTGGGTCCCTACGCCGGAAAGCTCGGCGAGGTGGCCACCAACGACCAGGCGGCGTTCCTCCCGCGGAGCGCCGAGTCCACCCGGGTCATCGAGGCCCGCAAGGCCTTCGAGACGAGCGAAGCGGTCCCCGCGATCGTCATCTGGCAGGCCCCCGAGGGCAGTCGGACCAGCGACGCGCAGCAGCAGGCGGCCACCACGGCCGTGGCCGCCCTGGCCGGGCAGCGCGGCATCCCCGGCCCGCCGTCCCCCGCGCTGCGCTCGGCCGACGGGCAGGCACTGCAGGCCGTCGTCCCCCTGGCTCCCGACCTCGGTGACCAACTCCCGGCCGTCCTGGACGAGGTGCGCGCGGCCGCCGGGTCGGTGCCGGGGCTGACCGCGGAGATCGCCGGCCCGGCCGCCACGCAGGCCGACCTCGCGGACGCCTTCGGCGGGATCGACGGGCTCCTGCTCGGCGTCGCCCTGGGAGCCGTACTGATCATCCTGCTCCTCGTCTACCGCAGCCTGCTCCTGCCACTGGTGATCATCATCAGTGCGGTCTTCGCCCTCGGCCTGGCCTGCGCGGTGGTCTACGCCCTGGCCGACCACGGCATCGTGCGCGTCGACGGCCAGGTCCAGGGCATCCTCTCCATCCTGGTCATCGGCGCCGCCACCGACTACGCACTGCTCCTCGCCGCCCGCTTCCGGGAGGAACTCGCGGCCCGCGGGGACCGGATGGTAGCGGCGGCCGCCTCCGTACGCCGCTCGGCCGGAGCGATCACCGCCAGCGCCGCGACCGTCGCCCTCGGGCTCCTCGCCCTCCTGGCGAGCGACCTCACCAACAACAGGGCCCTGGGGCCGGTAGGCGCCGTAGGCATCGTCTGCGCCGTCCTCAGCACCCTGACCTTCCTGCCCGCCGCACTCCTCCTGCTGGGACGCGCCGCCTACTGGCCCGCCACCCCCGGACCGGCCGACGCGACGGCCGAGGGACACCGCGTCTGGCGCCGGATCGCAGCCGTCATCGACCGCGGCCCCCGACGCGTGTGGGTGTCAACGGCCCTGCTGATGCTGGTCCTGGCCGCGTTCTCCCCGATGCTGTCCTCCCAGGGGGTACCGCTCGCCGAGATCTTCGTCAAGGACGCTCCCTCGGTAACCGCCCAGCAGACGCTCGGCCGCCACTTCCCCGGCGGCTCCGGCCAGCCCGCCGTGATCATCACGAACGCCGCCGCCGCACCCGCGGTCCGGGCCGCCGCCGAGCAGACCCCGGGCATCGCCTCGGCCCAGCCGGTGAACGCTCAGGGCCGTCCCGGCGGCGAGCCCCTGGCCGTGGACGGCCGCGTCCGCATCGACGCCACCCTCGAGGCGGCAGCCGACAGCGACGCGGCCAAGACCGCCGTGCGCGAACTCCGGACCCGGGTGCACGCCGTGCCCGGCGCCGACGCCCTCGTCGGCGGCTACACGGCCCAGAAGTACGACACCGAACGGACCGCGGCCCGCGACCGCACCGTCATCGTCCCCGTCGTCCTGGCCATCATCTTGCTCATCCTCGTCCTGCTCCTGCGCTCCCTGCTCATCCCGGTGCTCCTGGTGGCCACCGTCGCCCTGAACTTCCTCGCCACCCTCGGAGTCTCCGCACTCGTCTTCCAGCACCTGCTGGGGTTCAGCGGCACCGACGCCTCGGTGCCCCTGTACGGGTTCGTGTTCCTCGTCGCCCTCGGCGTCGACTACAACATCTTCCTCATGTCCCGGGTCCGGGAGGAGACGATCACCCACGGAGTGCGCCAGGGCGTCCTGCGCGGCCTGACCACCACCGGTGGGGTCATCACCTCGGCCGGCGTCGTCCTCGCGGCCACCTTCGCCGCCCTCATGGTCATCCCGCTCGCCTTCCTGGTGCAGATCGCCTTCATCGTCGCCTTCGGCGTACTCCTCGACACCCTCGTCGTGAGGTCGCTGCTGGTGCCCGCCCTGGTGATCGACATCGGCCCCCGCAGCTGGTGGCCCAGCCGCCTCGCCAACGTCCCGGCCGTCCGGACGCATCACCGCCCCGCCCCGTAG
- a CDS encoding UBP-type zinc finger domain-containing protein, with translation MTPDGAPWTVAPDGGRPDGRTCAHLAALPAAPEAVLPVCAPCRARGWTWSRLRWCTTCGNVGCCDSSRGRHAHDHHARTGHPVVLSLAPDEDWAWCYADEVFLVRTGR, from the coding sequence GTGACCCCCGACGGCGCCCCCTGGACGGTCGCCCCGGACGGCGGGCGCCCCGACGGGCGTACCTGCGCGCACCTGGCGGCCCTGCCCGCGGCCCCGGAAGCCGTCCTCCCCGTGTGCGCCCCGTGCCGGGCCCGCGGCTGGACCTGGAGCCGGCTGAGGTGGTGCACCACGTGCGGGAACGTCGGATGCTGCGACAGCTCCCGGGGGCGTCACGCCCACGACCACCACGCCCGGACCGGACACCCGGTGGTCCTCTCGCTGGCCCCCGACGAGGACTGGGCCTGGTGCTACGCCGACGAGGTCTTCCTGGTCCGCACCGGCCGGTGA
- a CDS encoding TIGR04222 domain-containing membrane protein yields MLVVNAVSAAGAWLLLLIAAVLRLRPGRGQLDRRLSPVEVGLLRGGARGAAQCGLVELYLAGSVEAGWRRTVEPGKARLPHGCSQVARAQFSVLYKPLHPRRLQDTERVRRAVRGVSQELERAGLVVSRRRARAVRSLLLPVFAAAPLAAAAGGQDAAVWVGLGLLADVGAVALWVRPRRTLAGAALLARLRLDHAGVRTATRSRPDELLLSVALFGAPALRAQLPRFTEESGLLTRPPGTPMDRGGGGSGEAFASCGG; encoded by the coding sequence GTGCTCGTCGTCAACGCCGTCTCGGCGGCCGGGGCGTGGCTGCTGTTGCTGATCGCCGCCGTGCTGCGCCTTCGCCCGGGCCGCGGGCAGCTGGACCGGCGGCTCTCCCCCGTCGAGGTCGGCCTGCTGCGCGGCGGTGCGCGGGGGGCGGCCCAGTGCGGGCTGGTCGAGCTGTACCTGGCCGGTTCCGTCGAGGCCGGATGGCGGCGGACCGTGGAGCCCGGCAAGGCCCGTCTTCCGCACGGCTGCTCCCAGGTGGCCCGCGCCCAGTTCAGCGTGCTGTACAAACCGCTCCACCCGCGCCGCCTCCAGGACACGGAACGGGTGCGGCGGGCCGTCCGCGGGGTGTCGCAAGAGCTGGAGCGGGCGGGGCTGGTGGTGTCCCGCAGGCGGGCGCGGGCCGTACGGAGCCTCCTGCTGCCGGTCTTCGCGGCCGCGCCGCTGGCCGCCGCGGCGGGCGGGCAGGACGCGGCGGTGTGGGTGGGGCTCGGGCTCCTCGCCGACGTGGGGGCGGTGGCGTTGTGGGTACGGCCCCGCCGCACCCTGGCCGGTGCGGCACTGCTCGCCCGGCTGCGCCTCGACCACGCGGGAGTCCGCACGGCGACCCGGAGCCGGCCGGACGAACTCCTGCTGAGCGTCGCCCTGTTCGGCGCCCCGGCCCTCCGCGCCCAGCTCCCCCGGTTCACCGAGGAGAGCGGCCTGCTGACCCGCCCGCCGGGAACGCCGATGGACCGGGGCGGTGGGGGCTCGGGCGAGGCGTTCGCCAGCTGCGGGGGTTAG